In Phyllopteryx taeniolatus isolate TA_2022b chromosome 22, UOR_Ptae_1.2, whole genome shotgun sequence, one DNA window encodes the following:
- the adipor2 gene encoding adiponectin receptor protein 2 isoform X1: MGMTPLLQAHHAMEKMEEFVHKVWEGRWRVIPHDVLPDWLKDNDFLLHGHRPPMPSFRACFRSIFRIHTETGNIWTHLLGCLFFLCLGLMYMFRPNMSFVAPVQEKVAIGMFFLGAILCLSFSWLFHTVYCHSEGVSRVFSNVLLACENEAPQSAMNFSAGEKSQINKPNAHTHSQSLQQAGLQRHRLPDHGLVRAVALLLLLLLSSAVHHLPAGGVRAGPVRHHRVPVRLLRNAAVPRGPRRCVCGLGSERRGAHPSLCHQRGSHPSHHHRADGLAAAHGHALHHRSLPIRRSHPGEVLPRQVRHLVPLSPVVPHLGGGGRFRSLPRCLQPAGVSLHSRSGLHRRRNALTHANAHVFTSTLLQGAVVFL, from the exons ATGGGGATGACGCCGCTGCTTCAGGCGCACCATGCCATGGAGAAGATGGAAGAGTTTGTGCACAAG GTGTGGGAGGGCCGGTGGCGCGTCATCCCTCACGACGTGCTCCCCGATTGGCTGAAGGACAACGACTTCCTGCTGCACGGCCACAGGCCGCCCATGCCTTCGTTCCGCGCCTGCTTCAGAAGCATCTTCAGGATCCACACGGAGACGGGCAACATCTGGACACACCTGCTAG GCTGCCTGTTTTTCCTCTGCCTGGGCCTGATGTACATGTTCCGACCCAACATGTCGTTCGTGGCGCCGGTCCAGGAGAAGGTGGCCATCGGCATGTTCTTCCTGGGCGCCATCCTCTGCCTGTCCTTCTCGTGGCTCTTCCACACCGTCTACTGCCACTCGGAGGGCGTGTCCAGGGTCTTCTCCAA tgtactGCTCGCATGTGAGAATGAAGCGCCACAGTCGGCGATGAACTTTTCAGCCGGggagaaaagtcaaataaataaacccaATGCGCACACTCATAGTCAGTCACTTCAACAGGCTGGATTACAGCGGCATCGCCTTCCTGATCATGGGCTCGTTCGTGCCGTGGCTCTACTACTCCTTCTACTGCTCTCCTCAGCCGTGCATCATCTACCTGCTGGTGGTGTGCGTGCTGGGCCTGTCCGCCATCACCGTGTCCCAGTGCGACTTCTTCGCAACGCCGCAGTACCGAGGGGTCCGCGCAG GTGTGTTTGTGGGCTTGGGTCTGAGCGGCGTGGTGCCCACCCTTCACTTTGTCATCAGCGAGGGTCTCATCCGAGCCACCACCATCGGGCAGATGGGCTGGCTGCTGCTCATGGCCACGCTTTACATCACCGGAGCCTGCCTATACGCCGCTCGCATCCCGGAGAGGTTCTTCCCCGGCAAGTGCGACATCTGG TTCCACTCTCACCAGTTGTTCCACATCTTGGTGGTGGCGGGCGCTTTCGTTCACTTCCACGGTGTCTCCAACCTGCAGGAGTTTCGCTACACAGCCGGAGCGGGTTGCACCGACGACGGAATGCTCTAACCCACGCTAACGCACACGTGTTCACTTCCACCTTACTACAGGGAGCCGTCGTTTTTTTGTAA
- the adipor2 gene encoding adiponectin receptor protein 2 isoform X2: MGMTPLLQAHHAMEKMEEFVHKVWEGRWRVIPHDVLPDWLKDNDFLLHGHRPPMPSFRACFRSIFRIHTETGNIWTHLLGCLFFLCLGLMYMFRPNMSFVAPVQEKVAIGMFFLGAILCLSFSWLFHTVYCHSEGVSRVFSKLDYSGIAFLIMGSFVPWLYYSFYCSPQPCIIYLLVVCVLGLSAITVSQCDFFATPQYRGVRAGVFVGLGLSGVVPTLHFVISEGLIRATTIGQMGWLLLMATLYITGACLYAARIPERFFPGKCDIWFHSHQLFHILVVAGAFVHFHGVSNLQEFRYTAGAGCTDDGML, translated from the exons ATGGGGATGACGCCGCTGCTTCAGGCGCACCATGCCATGGAGAAGATGGAAGAGTTTGTGCACAAG GTGTGGGAGGGCCGGTGGCGCGTCATCCCTCACGACGTGCTCCCCGATTGGCTGAAGGACAACGACTTCCTGCTGCACGGCCACAGGCCGCCCATGCCTTCGTTCCGCGCCTGCTTCAGAAGCATCTTCAGGATCCACACGGAGACGGGCAACATCTGGACACACCTGCTAG GCTGCCTGTTTTTCCTCTGCCTGGGCCTGATGTACATGTTCCGACCCAACATGTCGTTCGTGGCGCCGGTCCAGGAGAAGGTGGCCATCGGCATGTTCTTCCTGGGCGCCATCCTCTGCCTGTCCTTCTCGTGGCTCTTCCACACCGTCTACTGCCACTCGGAGGGCGTGTCCAGGGTCTTCTCCAA GCTGGATTACAGCGGCATCGCCTTCCTGATCATGGGCTCGTTCGTGCCGTGGCTCTACTACTCCTTCTACTGCTCTCCTCAGCCGTGCATCATCTACCTGCTGGTGGTGTGCGTGCTGGGCCTGTCCGCCATCACCGTGTCCCAGTGCGACTTCTTCGCAACGCCGCAGTACCGAGGGGTCCGCGCAG GTGTGTTTGTGGGCTTGGGTCTGAGCGGCGTGGTGCCCACCCTTCACTTTGTCATCAGCGAGGGTCTCATCCGAGCCACCACCATCGGGCAGATGGGCTGGCTGCTGCTCATGGCCACGCTTTACATCACCGGAGCCTGCCTATACGCCGCTCGCATCCCGGAGAGGTTCTTCCCCGGCAAGTGCGACATCTGG TTCCACTCTCACCAGTTGTTCCACATCTTGGTGGTGGCGGGCGCTTTCGTTCACTTCCACGGTGTCTCCAACCTGCAGGAGTTTCGCTACACAGCCGGAGCGGGTTGCACCGACGACGGAATGCTCTAA